The DNA segment CGGAGATAACTTCGCCGGTTTGGTAATGCTTTCCGTATACTTTTAATAGCTCAGGTTGTGCTGCCCAATGTTCCATTACTTGCGAAGGTAGTTCTACAAAGTCTCTAGGTACCGATGTGCCCGACAGGCTGTAGTAGTGACATTTTGAAAGTAAGCCGTGGAGGGCGTGTCCAAACTCGTGAAATAGGGTAGTGACTTCGTCAAAGCTTAAGAGAGCAGGCGTGTCGTTAGTAGGTTTAGTGAAGTTACAAACCATGGTAATGATAGGTGTAATGCTGGCTCCGTTTTTAATTTCTTGTTTACGGTAAGAGCTCATCCAGGCACCGCCTCTTTTGCTCGCGCGTGGGTGAAAGTCCATGAATAAAATACCGATGTGTGATCCGTCGGCTTCTTTTACTTCATAGGAGATGGCATCGGGATGGGGAGTTGGAAGATCTGTTCTTCTTTCGAATTTAAGTCCGTAGAGATTATTCGCCGTATAAAATATTCCTTTTACCACATTATTTAGCTCAAAATATGGTCTTATCTCGCTTTCGTCTAAATCGTACTTTTCTTTTTTTACCTTCTCAGCGTAGTACCACCAATCCCAAGGTTGTAGTTTGAAATTTCCACCCTCGGCATCTATTAAACGTTGCATGTCAGCTAGTTCTTGTTTGGCTACCTTAAGCGATTTTTTCATTAAGGCCGCTAGTTTTTCGTTGACTGTTTCCGGTGTTTTGGCCATGTTTTGTTCTAAGATATAGGCAGCATGGTTCTTGTAGCCCAGTAATTGGGCTCTTTTAACACGTAGCGAGACTATTTTCTGGATGTTTTCTTTGTTGTCGAATTGGTTATTATTGTCGCCCCTGTTAATATATGCTTTAAATAATTTCTCTCTCAATTTCCTATTAGTCGAATACTGTAGAAACGGGGTTATGCTTGGACGTTGTGTGGTAAATGCCCATTTTCCTTCGTGGCCATTTTCCTGTGCTGTTTTGGCCGCAGCATCTATCTGACCTTTACTTAAACCTGCTAGTTCTTCTTTGTTATCGACAAGCATTATGTAGTTGTTGGTCTCGTTTAATACATTATCACCAAACTGTAAAGTGAGTATAGAAAGTTCTTCGTTGATTCTTCTGAACTCATCTTTTGATTCAGCGGGAAGGTTTGCCCCACCTCGAACGAATGCCTTATGTTTCTTTTCTAAAAGCATTGCCTGTTCTGAGGTTAAGTTTAGTTGGTCCTTGTTGCTATAAAGAGTTTTGATACGTGAAAATAGTGATTCATTTAAATAAATATCGTCGTTTAATTTGGATAATAAAGGTGCTACTTGTTGGGCAATTGCTTTTAAGGAGTCATTGGTGTTCGCTCCTGTAAGGTTGTAAAAAACACTGCTAACTTTTGTCAATAATGGATTGCTGTATTCTAAGGCCTCAATGGTATTCGCAAAAGTGGGTGTTTCCGGATTTTCTGCGATGGCCTTGATGTTCTGTTGTTGTTGTTTGATGCCGGCTTCAAAGGCGGGCATAAAATGTGCCGGTTTTATTTGTTCAAAGGGCGCAATCTCAAAGGGTGTGTTGTAGGCTTCTAATAATGGGTTTGTATCCATGGAAGGCTCTGTTTTGCACGCGCTCGTAAGAGTGAGTGCGAGTATTAAAATAAAAGTGATTTTTTGCATAATGCTTTATTTGTTTAAAGTTCATAGCAAAGATAGTTAATCTTAGGGCATTTTTTTATGAAGTTTTTTTGTTGATTCATTTTTTTTGCCACAATGAAGGGTTGGAGCTTTTGTTATATATGTTGGAGAATAACTCTTTTTGTATAAATAAAGAAAAAATTCTCTAATTATTTGGGATACAATTAGTTTACGATGTAATGAGGGGTTAAAATGTTGATAATTAACTTGTCACGGGCGTAATTTATGTTGTAAAACAATTTTTTTTAGGTGTTTATCATGCGATAGGTCGTTTATTAGTTTTATTTTTGTGGCTCAAAATTGTAGTACACAATAAATTTTAAATTTTTATAGATATGAAACCATCGCACATTGAGCACATTGGAATTGCGGTTAAGAGTTTAGATGAGGCTATTCCTTTTTATGAGAAAGCATTCGGATTAGAATGTTACGCTGTTGAGGAAGTTGCAGAACAGAAAGTGAAGACTGCTTTTTTTAAGGTTGGACAAACAAAAATTGAGTTGTTGGAATCTACAGATCCTGAAGGACCGGTGGGTAAGTTCATTGAGAAAAAAGGAGAAGGTGTTCATCACGTTGCTTTTGCGGTTGAAAACCTTGCAGAAAAATTAGTTTCTATTCAGGAAGCTGGAGTTAGAGTGATTGATAAGACGCCGCGCCAGGGTGCTGAGGGATTAAATATTGGTTTTTTGCATCCCAAATCAACTTTTGGTGTATTAACAGAGTTGTGCGAAGATCCTTCTAAATAAAGTAACATAGCGTAGAGAAGTTAAGCTGAGAAGACAGCTGTTTTGAGCGCTATTGTAATTTATGATGAATCTGTACACAAGGCAAAAGATGCCTAATGGTATATGAATTAGTAAATAATATTTCATGTCAAGTCAAGATAAAGTAAAAAAGTTAATAGACCTCAGGACAGAGGCTAAATTAGGTGGTGGTCAAAAAAGAATTGACAGCCAGCATGCAAAAGGAAAAATGACTGCTCGCGAGCGTATTGAAGCGCTTGTGGATGATGGTAGTTTCGAAGAATTCGATATGTTCGTTACGCATCGTTGTGTCAATTTTGGAATGGAGAAAAATAAAATACTAGGTGACGGTGTGGTTACAGGTCATGGTACCATAGATGGTCGTGTAGTTTATTTGTTTGCTCAGGACTTTACGGTATTAGGAGGTTCTCTTTCTGAGACTTTTGCACAAAAAATATGTAAGGTAATGGATATGGCCATGAAAGTGGGGGCGCCTCTTATCGGTATCAACGATAGCGGTGGTGCTCGTATTCAGGAGGGGGTTACCTCATTGGCCGGGTATGCCGAAATATTCCAACGTAACATTGAAGCTTCCGGTGTTATTCCCCAGATCTCTGCTATCTTTGGACCATGCGCCGGTGGTGCGGTGTATTCTCCTGCTTTAACGGACTTTATTATGATGACAGAGGATTCTAGTTACATGTTTGTGACAGGACCTAAGGTTGTTAAAACTGTTACTGGAGAGGATATTACGACCGAGGATTTAGGGGGAGCAGCTGTTCATGCTTCTAAATCAGGTGTGTCTCATTTTCAGTTAGAAAATGAGGAAGAAGGTATCTTATTAATAAGAAAGTTACTTTCTTACATGCCTCAAAATAACCTGGAAGAACCACCTATGGTTGAAACGAACGATCCTATTGATCGTATGGTGGATACCCTAAATGAGATTATTCCAGATAATCCTAATCAGCCTTACGATATGAAGGAGGTGATTTATGCCATGGCTGATGATGCAGAGTTTTTAGAAGTGCACCGCAACTATGCTAAAAATATTATCGTGGGATTCTGTCGTATGGGCGGTATGTCTGTGGGTGTTGTGGCTAATCAACCAAGTTTTCTTGCTGGTGTTCTTGATTGTGATGCGTCGCGCAAGGCAGCCCGTTTCGTGCGTTTTTGTGATGCCTTTAATATTCCTATTCTAACCTTGGTTGATGTTCCTGGATTCTTGCCCGGAAGTGGACAAGAGTATGCTGGTATTATTACGCATGGAGCCAAGTTAATGTTTGCTTATGGTGAGGCTACAGTTCCAAAAATAACAGTTACCCTTCGTAAATCGTATGGTGGTGCACATGATGTAATGAGTTGTAAACAATTGCGTGGCGACTTGAACTACGCATGGCCTACTGCTGAAATTGCGGTGATGGGTGCTAAAGGAGCTATCGAGGTGCTTGAAGGACGTGCAATGTCTAAAATAGAAGATTCTGCTGAAAAAGCTAAATATGCCGCGGATAAGGAAGCTGAATATACAGAGAAGTTTGCTAACCCTTATCAGGCAGCAGCTTATGGTTATATTGATGATGTGATTGAACCGAGAAACTCTCGTTTCCGTATTATTAGGGGATTCCAAAGTTTGCAAACGAAAAAATTAAGTTTGCCTCCTAAGAAGCATGGTAATATTCCATTGTAATAGATATATTTGCTAACGAAACCGGAAACATTTTAGTGTCCGGTTTCGTTAATGCTTAGACGGTTTTACAATAATAAAAACATATTGAGATGAATTTTTTAGCAGTAACCAGCGATACCTGGACTATAACGCTTTTGGGGTGGTTGATTGTATTTGCGGCTTTATTGTTCCTAGTAGGCATCTTTTTATTGGTTCCCAAAATTATTAAATGGGGCGTAAAAAGAAACTTGCGTTATCAAGGAAGAAATGCTGTGGATACAGAAGAGCACCTTGATATAACAGGTGAAACAAATGCGGCTATTGCCACTGCTTTGTGTTTGTTCTTTAACGAGATGCATGATGAAGAGAGTAACGTTATAACGATCAAACAAGTGCGACGACGTTATTCGCCGTGGAACTCAAAATTGTATGGTATGAATAATGTAGCTTACGATAAAAACAAGAGATAATAAGCAATGAGAAAATTTGAATTTACAATAGCTGGTAACCGATATAATGTAGATATCAAGGATTTTGAGGATTCTGTGGCTACCATTAGTGTGAACGGGACTACATACGAAGTAGAAGTTCATCAAGAAGTGAAAAAAAGTAAAACGCCTAAGTTGGTTCGTAAACCTGTTGAGCGAAAACCTGGTGAGGGTGCTGTGCCTCAAAAATCTACTGGGGCTGGATCTGTAAAGGCGCCACTTCCGGGTAATGTATTTAAAATTGGAGTGGCTGTGGGAGACTCTGTTAAGAAAGGTGATGTGTTGATGGTAATGGAAGCCATGAAGATGGAGAATAACGTGTTGGCAGAAAAAGATGGTGTGATTAAGTCTATTAAAGTGGGATTGGGTGATGCTGTGCTACAAAATGATATTTTAATAGAATTTGAATAGTATGAGGAAGCTAGTTATTCTATTTATAGTATTGGCTGTGGTTTTTGGAATTCAAATGATATTTGGATCTGATGTTATGGCAGCCATTGGTAATGTACCTGAGGGTGCAGATAGTGGTGCGTTAAATGGTCTGCGTAAATTGTGGGAATTTACTGGTTTTGCCAATGTTCAGTTAGGGCATTTGGTTATGATCGCTGTGGGTCTGTTCTTTATTTTTTTGGGTATTAAGTATAATTATGAACCACTATTGCTGATTCCTATTGGAACAGGTATATTACTTGGAAATATACCTTTTGTAGAGGGGTATAAAATTGGTTTGTATGAAGAGGGCTCAGTGTTGAGCTACCTCTACTTTGGGGTTAAGCAAGGTGTGTATCCGCCACTGATATTTTTGGGAATTGGGGCCATGACAGATTTTTCTTCGCTTATTTCTAATCCAAAATTAATGATTTTAGGTGCAGCTGCACAAATTGGTATTTTTGCGACATTCTTAGGAGCATCCGCACTTGGTTTTACGCCTCAAGAGGCTGGTGCTATTGGTATTATTGGAGGTGCAGATGGTCCTACGGCTATCTTTCTTTCGTCCAAATTAGCTCCAAGTTTAATGGGGGCTATTGCAATTGCCGCCTATTCCTATATGGCACTGGTGCCTGTAATACAGCCTCCTATTATGCGCTTAATCGTTCCTAAAAAAGAACGAGCCATAAAGATGAAACCTCCCCGAGCAGTTTCTAAAACAGAAAAAGTGTTATTTCCTCTGATAGGATTGTTGCTTACGACTTTTATATCGCCTTCTGCGTTACCTCTCCTAGGTATGCTCTTTTTTGGTAATTTATTGAAGGAATCGGGAGTGACTGAGCGGTTGGCTGATACAGCCCGTAATTCTATGATTAATATTGTTACCATATTGTTGGGCTTAACCGTAGGGGCATCTACGCAAGCGGATTATTTTTTAACAACCGATTCTTTGAAGATATTTGCATTAGGTGCCTTGTCGTTTATGGTTGCTACTGCTGGTGGTTTGTTGTTTGCCAGATTGCTTAATTTATTCCTCAGAAAGGATAATAAAATAAATCCTTTGATCGGTGCCGCTGGAGTTTCTGCAGTGCCGGATTCGGCTCGTGTGGTTCAGCATGAGGGTTTAAAGACCGATCCTAATAACCATCTGTTAATGCATGCCATGGCTCCCAACGTTTCGGGGGTGATTGGTTCTGCAGTTGCGGCTGGTATCATGTTAAGTTTTCTATTGTAAAAGATATATCAGTATTTTATTTTTTAAGGCTGTCCTTTTCCGGACAGCCTTTTTTTTCGTTAATTACTTGGATGAGTTTCAACGAGGGTGCGCTACCTATTGTTTTGTATACTGTTAAGGGGGAGAAGGTGTTTTGCTTTTTTTTAGCGCTTGCATTAATTTACAAAAATTAACAAAAAGAAATAAAAATTTGCATATGTGAAATTTTATTTTAATTTTGTATGAGTTTTGTCAAAGTATGATATATGGCGTAAAAAGTTTAAAAAAAACGTTTATTTAAATCTATACCCCCCTAAAATGTGTTTTTTCACTTATTAAAAATGAATATTTTTTTAACAGGTGTTATAAGTAGGGGTATTTGGAAAAATAATATAAATGTTTTAGCTTTGACCCTTGAAATAATAGTGTTGTTTGTTCGAAAATAGTGAAATTGGATGTGTGCGATGGATAGTGATAAAAAGGCTAATTTTAATAACGAATTGAAACAACTTGTATATTCCATTTGCTAAATTGTTACATGGTATCAAAATTAATTATATATTTGCCAATATATTTACGAATTATAAGTGTTCCCCCACTTTCGTAAATAATTTAACTCACATAATGAAAATACTAATTACAAAAACCTTTAGTCGTATGGAAGTCGAAAAAATAATCTCAAAACAATTTACTACTTAGGAGATATTCAAATGCTCCTTGAAGAGTTATCTGACACAATCGCTGTGTCTGGTTGAGAAATGTCGCGTACAGTTTTTTTTGTATGCTGTAGTTCTAAATAGCATTGTCTTTTAATAAATACACAATTATTAATTTAAACCTTTTGTTTTATGCGGAAATTAGCATTATTTCTGTCGTTGATTCTTTTTGTAGGATCACAGACTTTGACAGCCCAAACAAAAGCTATTGCAGGAAAAGTTGTCGACAATTTTGGCGAAGCAATTCCTGGAGTATCTATTGTAGTGAAGGGCACAACAATCGGGACTATTTCCCGTCCGGATGGTACTTATCAGTTAAATGTACCAGAAGATGCAGCGAGCATCGTTTTTACTTTTGTTGGAATGGCAACGCAGGAAGTTGCATTAACCGGCCAGTCTACTATTAATGTAACCATGGAGTCTGATTCAGAAGATATCGATGAGGTAGTGGTTACGGCTATGGGGATTAAGAGAAGTGAAAAAACCTTGGGATATGCTGCAACGACTGTTAATAATGAAGAATTAATTAAGGCTCGTAATACGAATGTTTCGAGTTCCTTGTCTGGAAAAGTAGCAGGAGTTCAAGTACAGACTAATTCTTCAGATCCAGGTGCTGCTTCATCTGTTGTTATTAGGGGCTTTAGTTCGATTAATGGAAGTAATCAGCCATTGTATGTTGTGGATGGTATACCTTTACAAAGTAGTACTCTAAACTTGAATGAATTAGATAAATCAGGTCAAGCTGTTAGCACGAGTGGATTGTCTAATGTGTCTGCTGATGATATTGAATCTATGACCGTTCTTAAAGGTGCAGCTGCAACAGCCTTGTATGGTAGTCGCGCTTCTAATGGAGTGATTATTATTACAACCAAAACGGGTAAGAAAGGTAAGGAAAAGAACTTTACGGTTACTTATAATGGAGGTCTTCAGTTTCGTGAAGTGTCATTATTACCTGATTTTCAAAATGACTTTGGACAAGGATGGAATGGCAAGCAGACCTATATAGAAAATGGTTCTTGGGGACCAGCTTTGGATGGATCCACTCAGGTTTACGGACCTATCTACAATAATGAACAATTAATTCATACTTATTCAGCAAAGAATGATAATGTGAAAGATTTCTTTGAAATAGGAGTTTCCCAAAGTCACAGTTTGTCTATTAGTGGGATCTCTGAAGATGAAAAGATGGATTACTACCTATCTTATGCGTATTCAAACGATGATGGTATTATGCCTTCAGATGCTGACTCATATAAACGGAATACGATTGCCTATCGTACTAATTATAAAGCGACAGAATGGTTGAAGATTTCATCTTCAGTGAATTTTGCTCGTTCTGAAACAGATTTAGTGAGTAGCTATCAAGGAACATCAGTTATTGATGGTCTTTATGAAATGCCACGTGATATTTCAATTGTAGATATGGAGGATACTTCTAGTCCTTTTAATCAGCCTCAGGCTTATTTTACGCCTTATGGTGTTACGAATCCATATTGGTCGTTAGAGAATAATTATAACCATCTTGATTCTAAACAGATATATGGTAAGTTGCAGTTGGATATTAATCCAATAAAAGATTTGACACTTACTTATAGGTTTGGTTTTGATTATAGTGATTATGATTTGAAAATTGGAACGCCTCAAATTGCTGTTGACGATGAGTTGATCAATGAAGATTATGGTTATTCGCCAGTGAATATGAACCAAGATGGTAATGTGTATGCGAGGTATCGTCGTTCTTATGAGTTGAATCATGACTTTTTAGCTAATTATGATACTAAATTTAATAATATATCATTTGCAGCTATTGGAGGTGTTAATATAAATGAAACGAGTGCCACAGCTTTAATTGGGCAAACAGATGTTTTGACTTTCGATACAGGTTTTTGGGATTTAAGTAATGGTTCTACTAAATCAACATTGGGGGAAGCTCAACAAAAAAAACGTGTAATAGGATTATTTGGGGATGCTACATTTGGTTACAATGAAATGTTATTCCTTAATTTAAGTGCCCGTAATGATTGGTCATCTACCTTACCGATTGATGATAATAGTTATTTCTATTATGGAACAACACTAAGTTGGTTATTCACAGAATTATTGCCTAGAAATAATGTCCTGTCTTTCGGGAAAATTAGATTGGCATATGGTAAAACGGGAAATGATGCAGATGTGTATCAAACGGGTACTCGTTATGTACAAGGATATGCTCATGGATATTATGGTTCTAATATTGCTTCATTTCCTATGAATAGTAGTAACTCATTTATTGCATCAACGATTGCAGGGAGTGCTACTTTAAGTCCTGAAATGACTACCGAATCCGAAATCGGAATGAATTTACAATTCTTAAATGGTCGTCTTGGTCTAGATGCATCTTATTACAATAGAAAAACTGATAAGCAAATTTTTGAGTTGCCAGTTGATCCATCAACTGGATATTCATATAATGTTTTAAACTTTGGAGAGGTAGAAAATAAAGGTTTCGAATTATTGTTGAGTACTACACCTATTAGGACTAATAATTTTAGATGGGATGTTGATGTTAACTTTTCAGTTAATAAAAACAAGGTACTTAGTTTACCTGAAAGCGTAGAAGGAGGTAAAGTGCAAATATATCGATTTGCTGCAGGAGATGATGCAGTTTATATGTATGCAGAGGAAGGTAAACCAATGGGACAGTACTATACATACTTGCCTCAATATGTTACTGATGATGAAAGTGAATTTTTTGGTAGTCCTATCGTAGATAGTCATGGTCAGCCAGTTTTAGGTGAGGATGTTGAAGATACTGGACGCGATATGAACCATGATTGGACTGGAGGTGTTAATACAACATTATCAGCCTATGGATTTTCTTTGAGTGCAGCATTGGATGTTCGTTATGGAGGTACTATGTTTTCACGTACTAAAAATTTGATGCAGTTTACTGGGAACGGGATAGCTACAACATACAACAATAGGAATCCATTTATCATACCTAATTCGGTTCAAGCTACCGATAATGGGGATGGAACAATGTCATATAGTGAAAATACGGAAGTTCTTAAGCTAAGCGATAGTAGTATTCAAGATTACTATAATAAATTTGGTTATGGAAATGGAGGCGAGGCCTATTTAGTGGATAGAACATATGCGAAAATTAGAAACATTAC comes from the Saccharicrinis fermentans DSM 9555 = JCM 21142 genome and includes:
- a CDS encoding M3 family metallopeptidase, with amino-acid sequence MDTNPLLEAYNTPFEIAPFEQIKPAHFMPAFEAGIKQQQQNIKAIAENPETPTFANTIEALEYSNPLLTKVSSVFYNLTGANTNDSLKAIAQQVAPLLSKLNDDIYLNESLFSRIKTLYSNKDQLNLTSEQAMLLEKKHKAFVRGGANLPAESKDEFRRINEELSILTLQFGDNVLNETNNYIMLVDNKEELAGLSKGQIDAAAKTAQENGHEGKWAFTTQRPSITPFLQYSTNRKLREKLFKAYINRGDNNNQFDNKENIQKIVSLRVKRAQLLGYKNHAAYILEQNMAKTPETVNEKLAALMKKSLKVAKQELADMQRLIDAEGGNFKLQPWDWWYYAEKVKKEKYDLDESEIRPYFELNNVVKGIFYTANNLYGLKFERRTDLPTPHPDAISYEVKEADGSHIGILFMDFHPRASKRGGAWMSSYRKQEIKNGASITPIITMVCNFTKPTNDTPALLSFDEVTTLFHEFGHALHGLLSKCHYYSLSGTSVPRDFVELPSQVMEHWAAQPELLKVYGKHYQTGEVISDELIAKIQKSAKFNQGFMTTEYLAAAILDMDYHTLTEPLAIDPNTFEKESLDKMNLIPEIVSRYRSTYFNHVFSGGYSAGYYAYIWSAILDSDAFQAFRENGIFDKETATKFRKNILERGGTEDPMVLYKKFRGAEPDEKALLKDRGLI
- the mce gene encoding methylmalonyl-CoA epimerase translates to MKPSHIEHIGIAVKSLDEAIPFYEKAFGLECYAVEEVAEQKVKTAFFKVGQTKIELLESTDPEGPVGKFIEKKGEGVHHVAFAVENLAEKLVSIQEAGVRVIDKTPRQGAEGLNIGFLHPKSTFGVLTELCEDPSK
- a CDS encoding acyl-CoA carboxylase subunit beta, with the protein product MSSQDKVKKLIDLRTEAKLGGGQKRIDSQHAKGKMTARERIEALVDDGSFEEFDMFVTHRCVNFGMEKNKILGDGVVTGHGTIDGRVVYLFAQDFTVLGGSLSETFAQKICKVMDMAMKVGAPLIGINDSGGARIQEGVTSLAGYAEIFQRNIEASGVIPQISAIFGPCAGGAVYSPALTDFIMMTEDSSYMFVTGPKVVKTVTGEDITTEDLGGAAVHASKSGVSHFQLENEEEGILLIRKLLSYMPQNNLEEPPMVETNDPIDRMVDTLNEIIPDNPNQPYDMKEVIYAMADDAEFLEVHRNYAKNIIVGFCRMGGMSVGVVANQPSFLAGVLDCDASRKAARFVRFCDAFNIPILTLVDVPGFLPGSGQEYAGIITHGAKLMFAYGEATVPKITVTLRKSYGGAHDVMSCKQLRGDLNYAWPTAEIAVMGAKGAIEVLEGRAMSKIEDSAEKAKYAADKEAEYTEKFANPYQAAAYGYIDDVIEPRNSRFRIIRGFQSLQTKKLSLPPKKHGNIPL
- a CDS encoding OadG family protein, with product MNFLAVTSDTWTITLLGWLIVFAALLFLVGIFLLVPKIIKWGVKRNLRYQGRNAVDTEEHLDITGETNAAIATALCLFFNEMHDEESNVITIKQVRRRYSPWNSKLYGMNNVAYDKNKR
- a CDS encoding biotin/lipoyl-containing protein, with translation MRKFEFTIAGNRYNVDIKDFEDSVATISVNGTTYEVEVHQEVKKSKTPKLVRKPVERKPGEGAVPQKSTGAGSVKAPLPGNVFKIGVAVGDSVKKGDVLMVMEAMKMENNVLAEKDGVIKSIKVGLGDAVLQNDILIEFE
- a CDS encoding sodium ion-translocating decarboxylase subunit beta codes for the protein MRKLVILFIVLAVVFGIQMIFGSDVMAAIGNVPEGADSGALNGLRKLWEFTGFANVQLGHLVMIAVGLFFIFLGIKYNYEPLLLIPIGTGILLGNIPFVEGYKIGLYEEGSVLSYLYFGVKQGVYPPLIFLGIGAMTDFSSLISNPKLMILGAAAQIGIFATFLGASALGFTPQEAGAIGIIGGADGPTAIFLSSKLAPSLMGAIAIAAYSYMALVPVIQPPIMRLIVPKKERAIKMKPPRAVSKTEKVLFPLIGLLLTTFISPSALPLLGMLFFGNLLKESGVTERLADTARNSMINIVTILLGLTVGASTQADYFLTTDSLKIFALGALSFMVATAGGLLFARLLNLFLRKDNKINPLIGAAGVSAVPDSARVVQHEGLKTDPNNHLLMHAMAPNVSGVIGSAVAAGIMLSFLL
- a CDS encoding SusC/RagA family TonB-linked outer membrane protein, with protein sequence MRKLALFLSLILFVGSQTLTAQTKAIAGKVVDNFGEAIPGVSIVVKGTTIGTISRPDGTYQLNVPEDAASIVFTFVGMATQEVALTGQSTINVTMESDSEDIDEVVVTAMGIKRSEKTLGYAATTVNNEELIKARNTNVSSSLSGKVAGVQVQTNSSDPGAASSVVIRGFSSINGSNQPLYVVDGIPLQSSTLNLNELDKSGQAVSTSGLSNVSADDIESMTVLKGAAATALYGSRASNGVIIITTKTGKKGKEKNFTVTYNGGLQFREVSLLPDFQNDFGQGWNGKQTYIENGSWGPALDGSTQVYGPIYNNEQLIHTYSAKNDNVKDFFEIGVSQSHSLSISGISEDEKMDYYLSYAYSNDDGIMPSDADSYKRNTIAYRTNYKATEWLKISSSVNFARSETDLVSSYQGTSVIDGLYEMPRDISIVDMEDTSSPFNQPQAYFTPYGVTNPYWSLENNYNHLDSKQIYGKLQLDINPIKDLTLTYRFGFDYSDYDLKIGTPQIAVDDELINEDYGYSPVNMNQDGNVYARYRRSYELNHDFLANYDTKFNNISFAAIGGVNINETSATALIGQTDVLTFDTGFWDLSNGSTKSTLGEAQQKKRVIGLFGDATFGYNEMLFLNLSARNDWSSTLPIDDNSYFYYGTTLSWLFTELLPRNNVLSFGKIRLAYGKTGNDADVYQTGTRYVQGYAHGYYGSNIASFPMNSSNSFIASTIAGSATLSPEMTTESEIGMNLQFLNGRLGLDASYYNRKTDKQIFELPVDPSTGYSYNVLNFGEVENKGFELLLSTTPIRTNNFRWDVDVNFSVNKNKVLSLPESVEGGKVQIYRFAAGDDAVYMYAEEGKPMGQYYTYLPQYVTDDESEFFGSPIVDSHGQPVLGEDVEDTGRDMNHDWTGGVNTTLSAYGFSLSAALDVRYGGTMFSRTKNLMQFTGNGIATTYNNRNPFIIPNSVQATDNGDGTMSYSENTEVLKLSDSSIQDYYNKFGYGNGGEAYLVDRTYAKIRNITLSYNVPKKWLMSTPLSDVSVSAFCNNAFIWTADDNYYVDPESSTTGTDLEGQFGELYVNPANRIYGFNLKITY